GCTGACGGCAATTGCGTGGGCGAGCGTTTCACCACTTAAACGAGAGTGCAGCAATTCGCTGAGTGCCACACAGGCATCAATGGCGGGATAAACACCGTACAGATCGTAATCTTCTGCAGCCGGGATAGCTTCTTCAAATTTCTCCAGCTGCGAGTCAAAATTCACCTTCGCATCTTTGACCACCAGCGTTTCCCAGACCAGATCGAGAATACGGCGATAAATCTGGCCATCACCAAAGCCGGTTTGCTGGCAAAACGCCCAGTAGTTGGGGTACATGCGCTCACACAGGCAGGCCATAAAAGTAACGTGCTGCCAGCTTTCCAGTTTCTCAAGCCGCAGGTGAATCGGATTACGTAACATGTTGGGATCTCTTAAACATAAAATGCGCGGCCTGCAGTGTAACCGAAAAGGGGGCAGGCGACACCGTTAACCCATCTGTTGCCAGCGGACAAAAGCAGGCCGCTGTGAAGCAACCGCATCGGCCCAGCGAGTGGGTTCTGGCAGGCGATAACCTTTCAGGCAGCTCTCTACCAGACTCAGGGCCGTGGTGTGATGGATACGATGGCCGGTAGAGATGAACAGAGGGTTACAACGCGCCTTGCTGCGCAGTACCCAGCCAATCTGCTCGCCTTTATCCATTAACGGCTGCGTGGTGCCTGGCGTCTCATCGAGAGGCTCAAATTTGCCACACAAACGTCGCTTGGCTACGCCTAATGTCGGCACATCCACCAGCAGCCCAAAATGGCTGGCAACACCCAGACGACGCGGATGGGCAATTCCCTGCCCGTCCACCATCAGCAGATCCGGCTTTTGCTCCAGTAGCTGCCAGGCAGCCAGCAGCGCCGGGTATTCACGAAAGGAGAGATAGCCGGGAATGTAGGGCATGGTGGTGGCAACACGTGCCACACGATGCTCAACCAGTTTTAACGAAGGATATTCCAGGATGACCAGGGCGGCGCGGGTCACGTCCCCCCTGTTCAAACCCCACATCGGCACCGCCAATGTATCGGGGAGGCATCACATCAAAATCGTCCTCACGCACTACTTCTGCTGCGCGTGCAAGCTGCTCCTGCTTTAATGCCTGAATATCCATGTTTACTCCTGATGGTAAGGGCGTGAAAGTTTGTGAACTGCCTCCACAAATACGCCAGCGTTTTCAGGCGGGACATCCTGATGGATGCCATGACCCAGGTTAAATACGTGGCCCGTGCCGTTGCCAAAGCCGGCCAGAATAGAGGCGACTTCCTGCTCAATACGGGCGGGCGATGCGTAAAGCATAGACGGATCCATGTTGCCCTGTAGGGCCACCTTATCGCCAACGCGGCGACGCGCATCGCCAATGTCGGTAGTCCAGTCCAGACCCAGCGCATCACAACCGGTGGCAGCCATCGCTTCAAGCCACTGTCCGCCGCCCTTGGTGAACATGGTCACCGGCACGCGGCGGCCGTCGTTTTCACGCTGCAGACCATCGATAATTTTGTGCATGTAGTGCAGCGAAAACTCGAGATAGTCACGGCCTGTCAGCACGCCGCCCCAGGTATCAAAGATCATCACCGACTGCGCTCCGGCACGGATCTGAGCATTGAGGTAAAGCGTGACGCTGTCTGCCAGTTTATCCAGCATCAGGTGCAGGGTTTCCGGCTCGGCATACATCATTTTTTTCAGTTTGGTGAAGGCCTTGCTGCTGCCGCCTTCAACCATGTAGGTAGCCAGCGTCCAGGGACTGCCGGTGAAGCCGATCAGAGGCACTTCGCCGTTGAGATTTTTACGGATGGTACGCACCGCGTTCATCACATAGCCCAGCTCCTGCTCCGGATCCGGCACGGGCAGTTTTTCAACGTCTGCACGACAGGTGATCGGGTTGGAGAAACGCGGGCCTTCACCTGCTTCAAAATAGAGGCCTAATCCCATCGCATCAGGAATGGTCAGGATATCCGAGAACAGGATAGCCGCATCAAGCGGATAGCGACGCAGCGGTTGTAGCGTAACCTCACAGGCCAGCTCGGCATTTTTGCACAGCGACATAAAATCCCCGGCCACTGCACGGGTTGCTTTGTACTCTGGCAGATAGCGACCGGCCTGGCGCATCATCCACACTGGCGTCACATCTACAGGCTGGCGCAGCAGGGCGCGCAAATAACGGTCGTTCTTCAGTTCACTCATCTTCAGGGCTCTCTTTCATTCAGGCGCGCAGTATATCATTCATTCGGCTTCGGCGCGGCAGAGCGCCACCGTGTCCTCTATCAGGCGGCGGGCTACGGTTCCGGCAGGCGGCAACTGCGGTAAGGCATCAAAACGGTACCAGCCCGCATCCAGCAGCTCTTTGGGATCGATATTGATTTCACCACTGTCGTAATCGGCCAGATACGCCACCATCAGCGACTGTGGGAAGGGCCAGGGCTGCGAGGAGACGTAGCGCAAATTTTTCACTTTCAGCGCACTCTCTTCCATCACTTCACGTGCCACCGCCTGTTCGAGCGTTTCGCCGACTTCAACAAAGCCCGCCAGCACCGTATAGATTCCGTTACGGTGTTTAGTGTGCTGGGCCAGTAGAATTTCTTCTCCGCGACGGATCGCAACAATGATGCAGGGGGAAATTTGAGGATAATAACGCTGGCGACAGTGGCGACAGAGGCAGGCCCATTCGGTTTTGCTGTGATGCATTTCGTGACCACAATAGCCGCACCACTTATGGGATCGGTAGAACTCCGCCAGTTGAATCCCCTTCCCGGCAAGCTGAAACAGGCCGACATCCTGGTCAAGGATCTGCCGTAACGATCCCATGCCGCTGTCCCGATTTTCAGAGATCAAAAAGACAGGATCGCCCTGCCATTCACCGATTAAAGATCCCTGGGATCCCACAACGTTTAAATCTTGTGCGCTACCGAAC
This genomic window from Erwinia sp. E_sp_B01_1 contains:
- the nudC gene encoding NAD(+) diphosphatase; the encoded protein is MAREITSVDVGWWVVSHEHKLWLPKGQLPFGSAQDLNVVGSQGSLIGEWQGDPVFLISENRDSGMGSLRQILDQDVGLFQLAGKGIQLAEFYRSHKWCGYCGHEMHHSKTEWACLCRHCRQRYYPQISPCIIVAIRRGEEILLAQHTKHRNGIYTVLAGFVEVGETLEQAVAREVMEESALKVKNLRYVSSQPWPFPQSLMVAYLADYDSGEINIDPKELLDAGWYRFDALPQLPPAGTVARRLIEDTVALCRAEAE
- the hemE gene encoding uroporphyrinogen decarboxylase, which gives rise to MSELKNDRYLRALLRQPVDVTPVWMMRQAGRYLPEYKATRAVAGDFMSLCKNAELACEVTLQPLRRYPLDAAILFSDILTIPDAMGLGLYFEAGEGPRFSNPITCRADVEKLPVPDPEQELGYVMNAVRTIRKNLNGEVPLIGFTGSPWTLATYMVEGGSSKAFTKLKKMMYAEPETLHLMLDKLADSVTLYLNAQIRAGAQSVMIFDTWGGVLTGRDYLEFSLHYMHKIIDGLQRENDGRRVPVTMFTKGGGQWLEAMAATGCDALGLDWTTDIGDARRRVGDKVALQGNMDPSMLYASPARIEQEVASILAGFGNGTGHVFNLGHGIHQDVPPENAGVFVEAVHKLSRPYHQE
- a CDS encoding YjaG family protein produces the protein MLRNPIHLRLEKLESWQHVTFMACLCERMYPNYWAFCQQTGFGDGQIYRRILDLVWETLVVKDAKVNFDSQLEKFEEAIPAAEDYDLYGVYPAIDACVALSELLHSRLSGETLAHAIAVSESSITSVAMLEMTQAEREMTEEELKVNPAVEDEWDIQWEIFRLLSACEERDLDLIKGLRSDLREAGISNIGINFQQ